A part of Lactobacillus sp. ESL0700 genomic DNA contains:
- a CDS encoding CAP domain-containing protein — MKTFHKSLIIFATVLLILSTSSTTIAAATFTPSETAKVEQFQKQYAALDKMPFSLSNLYVTKPEFCRHFKEGVLVPNYLSTQLNYINYYRSLFDLNPVSDNSTANLKSQKTAAVLATLNANPLINQHGLPYEKRPKDITRATWKIAKSTSRTANLNFNAGNQSAGDVITDLLTDRYNLSGLDTGHRAWLLSTRLSSVGTGAAYGTNGYRYSVQKILNASDVFRSASQELVTYPSKGLFPLELVNDPQIAWSLYFSDQAITTTPDITITDNTTAQTYQATNVTNYQDAGYGNFQTIISYLPGATPLIAGHEYEVKVQGICQYKFKLFKQE; from the coding sequence TTGAAAACATTCCACAAATCATTAATTATATTTGCTACTGTATTGCTGATCCTTTCTACTAGCAGCACAACAATTGCTGCGGCTACTTTTACTCCCAGCGAAACTGCCAAAGTTGAGCAATTTCAAAAGCAGTATGCCGCACTAGATAAGATGCCGTTCAGCCTAAGTAATCTTTATGTAACTAAGCCCGAATTTTGTCGGCACTTTAAGGAAGGCGTGCTGGTGCCTAACTACTTGAGCACTCAACTCAATTACATTAATTATTATCGCAGCCTTTTTGACTTAAACCCGGTAAGTGATAACTCGACTGCTAATCTTAAATCGCAAAAGACAGCCGCCGTCTTAGCCACATTAAATGCTAATCCGCTGATTAACCAACATGGATTGCCTTACGAAAAGCGACCAAAGGATATTACGCGGGCTACTTGGAAAATTGCTAAGTCCACTTCCAGAACTGCCAACCTAAACTTTAATGCTGGTAACCAATCAGCTGGTGATGTCATTACTGACCTATTAACTGACCGCTATAATTTATCCGGCTTAGATACTGGGCACCGAGCATGGCTATTATCAACGCGCCTGTCTTCTGTGGGTACTGGTGCAGCCTATGGCACCAATGGTTATCGTTATTCTGTTCAAAAGATTCTCAATGCTAGTGATGTATTTCGTTCAGCCAGTCAAGAGCTGGTAACTTATCCTAGCAAGGGACTTTTTCCTTTAGAACTAGTCAACGATCCGCAAATTGCGTGGTCACTCTATTTTTCTGATCAAGCAATTACAACCACACCAGACATTACGATTACCGACAACACTACTGCCCAAACTTATCAGGCAACTAACGTAACCAATTATCAAGATGCTGGTTACGGCAATTTTCAAACAATTATCAGCTATCTGCCGGGGGCAACGCCATTAATTGCAGGGCATGAATATGAGGTTAAAGTTCAGGGCATTTGCCAGTATAAGTTCAAATTGTTTAAACAAGAATAA